Below is a window of Xiphophorus couchianus chromosome 1, X_couchianus-1.0, whole genome shotgun sequence DNA.
TTCAAGCAAAACCCGCTAGTTGGCACCGTGAACATGGGATGGAGTCATTCCTACTATGATACCGCAACCTGGGAGAAAATACTACAGTACGTACTctgaaaaaatctatttatatgCATTAGAATGAAACTTAATGAACATTTACAATGAGATATAAGTTATACTCCCCACATGTTACCTATTTCACTTGAACAAGGGAGACGCTGGGTTCTGAGCTGCTTATTAAAACATCCAGAAACAAGTGCACTCCAAAGGTAAAGACAATATCTTCTTTCAAAATTGATGAGGTGTGATATTTAGGTTAAAGCTGGTCCACATTAAGCTTTGCAACGAAGGATTTGTTCCTATGTTTCAGGTTGCAGCTATCAGTGCAGTTGTGAACTGGGGCACAGGCCCTAAGGCCTTTGTGTTTCGCAACTACAGCCACAAACCAGGCTGCCCTAGCCGCTTTTCAGGAGGGTCAAGCCACAAGATGTGGGAGGCAGTGCGTGCATCATCAGCCGCACCTGGATACTTCCAGGAGTTTCTTTTGCAGAATGACATCCACCAGGTTATAAAGTTGTCTGCAATAAAActattaatgtaaaatattcatcaCCTAATCACAAACATGTCCCATAACCATGCATCCTTAAAATCATCTTAAATTCATGCAtccaaaattaaatttattaaaaaaccataatttgatcttttttataTCAATCACAGGTATCAAATTTTGTCTTGGCAGGACTATTTATTTAGGACTATAAATAGACCAAGTGTAAAACtactgtttctgtgtgtttttttgtttttgttttttttttcctggaactttatgtcaggaaaatgtttgagacacatgcagacatcttcattgcaTTCTGTGACTCTATGCGATTGAGGCTACCGATAACTAGCTgctgatatatttttgctttttagcgAGCTAACCAGCTTTGTTGCATCTATTATGGTTAAGTGCAACTTTATCATCGGTTGGCTGGTTGATGTTCGTcttcacttctgttgccaacctgTATGATTCTACATATAGGCTGTGCAAACATGTTTGGCACTACAGGGTTTAAGACTATTGAGAGCCATACAGAGTATGAAAAAACTGCTGCCAAGAGTCGCAAAAGACCAcagaaatgtcacagttttgATCCACATACATTGCTAAATCTTCCCAGAAAACAGTCGGCGGGACTGCTACTATTAGCACTGATCTAAGAGCAGAATTTGTTGTGACACAAACTCTGAAGTCGGAGGTTTAATGGATTTTAAGCCACATAAAATGTAGTGAGGAATTGCTGAGCAGTTCCTTTTGTTATAGTTTTTCATTGCTACAGCAATGAGTGATAAACATATTGACATGTAATATCTATGCAACAGTGAGTTAGGTGATATCTGAGCTAGAATGTTGGATTGACTTCCTTTGGCTCTTGTAAACTGTACAGCATGTGTGTGGAATTAAATCTGAATCTGTGCTCTGTCGCTGCAGGACGGAGGAATCATCATGAACAATCCCTGCACCTTGGCGGTCCACGAGAGCCGGTTGATGTGGCCCAACACACCCTTTCAGTGCGTGCTGTCCCTTGGCACTGGACGCTATGACGATGTCAAGAGGAGCCCTTCCACCTTCACGAGCCTTCGAGCCAATATCAATAACCTGATCTTCAGCGCCACCGACACTGAAGGGGTCCACACCCTCTTGGGCGATTTGCTGCCCCCAGATGTCTACTTCCGCTTCAACCCCATGATGAATGCTGACGTGTCCTTGGATGAGAATCATCCTGAGACACTGGATAAGCTTGTGACAGATACCCAGGACTACCTGAACATAAATCGGTCCAAAGTAGCTAAGCTGTGTTTAGTTCTAAGCACACAGCGCTCATCTATGAGCCAAGCCAAGGACTGGCTTAGTCAGAGGACTTGGGAAATAAAGAAGACGCTGATATGATTTGGTGAGCTGCAGCTTTTCTACATGTCAGTTTGTGCATTGCTGTGAAGCATATTTACAAATGCTacagaaaaatagcaaaagaatgtatggaataaataaaaagaataaatacaacagattttatgtttttgacacTTGTTTGTACAATGTCAAgaaatttatttcacagaacTTCTTGAGTTGTGCTCAGTTTAGACGAActatcaaagaaacaaaaaaggtaACACCTTCTCTTGTGTTATTGCATTTGTTTGCTCTctttatgtgttttctttattggtTTCAAACAAATGTGCTAAACAATATTACAATAAGATGACATAAGACAAAATAAGCAACTCTCATCAGAAAGGATTTCATTTAACAGTTCATTTTATGTAATGTGAACTACAGAATTATTTTAGAGCTGtctttgttaacattttttatatatataaattcataTCAATGATCAATTTAGAagtgattttcatttatttcacaaaaagtatTGATTTAAAACCCCCGTGTCTTTATTTGTACAATCATCGTCATTCAGCTTGAGGGAACCGTGACCCTCAATCTGTAGCAGTCCATCTTCTCTTTCCAGATGACACGGCTCAAAAAAGTACCCAGAATACTCCTGCCTGTCGCCTCCCCATCTTCAAGGAGGGACTCTGAGGTGAAGGCAGGGACCGATATCCGGCTTCGTAATATGGTTCTTGTACCTTTCTTATGTTGTGTTTATCTGTAAACTTCGTTCAATAACTTATGTGACAAATTCATGTAAGAATTAATTTATTAGATAATGAATAACAATGGATAACTTGCAATTCCTCATTAGCTTCTGCATACTGTGTGTGTCCAAAACTGCAAGGGTTTTACTGAACCATGAATATGAAGGGTTAAATCAACCACATGTGTCTGGAAGCTGTGCTCCCCCTGTCCACAACAATCTGACtttgtttcaaacagaaacGCTTTGTGGGGGAGAGTGTGCTCGTGACAGCCAGGGTGAAGCTACAAGGTCCATAACAGCCCAGCAAACTCACAGAACGTACACATAAGAGAAATGCAAATCTGGTTAACTTTAAGGAGAACTTTAGATGATTCCGATAAACACTGCATGGGATGactgctaaatttaaaaaagcctAAATTACCATCTAGTACATGACATAGCAGCTCTGTTTAGCTTGATGTTGCCAACACAATGAAGATGACGTAATATTCATGTGTGGATTTCACAATGGATTTATTATCACAGCCTCTCAGGCCATGTTTGCCAGGCGTGACCGGGGCCAGTAGCAGCTATCCAAACAGTTTATAGTagcttctgttttctctctgcttgtCACCTGCTTTGAGAAGATGGAGTAAAAAGAAGGAGTGATGAAACTCAGTTTGGAGATTCTGCAAGATGACAGTGCGTGAAGATAAGAAGAAGTAGACATTGTGCTTCAAGGCAGAAAGCGTAAACAGAGACCAAACAAAATTAAGGTATGACCTCCCAATATTGACTAACTGCAATTTGTTTAGCAAATGATTTGTATTTCTCCATACAAGATGTAGAGTATTGAAACATATGACAATATAAAGTTGCATGGTGTGTACTATAATAATAATGCCTCTCTCAGCAGCCATTAAGGACTCCATTAAAATGATGTCACACTCTGATCTGAGAAATGGGGCTGGACATCggcagatttttttatgattgTGAACTCGGCACTGTAACTACAAATAATGTGCTTGCAAGGCTTTGATGAAAAGTACAAGTCTTTTACAATCTTAGAAAACAAATAcctcataaaaagaaaattctgtaatatttttacttttaaggtACTTAAAAACTACTGAAGTGTTAAtgaactgaataaatgtaaccCAAAccaagtttaatatttttgctagGTTTAAATTATGTACTTTCATTAAGTTTGTATTCAGTATTTGATAAAATGGCGTATTAATTATATTAGGAAAAAACAAGGGGAGTATATTTTTACTCCctttatgctgtttttaaaacaatgctcTAAATCCTTTTGATATGAAGTACCTCAAGACAGCAGGGGGGATAGttaagtgtttctgttttacatttctattAATCATCCAAATAATCTGGAGATATTAAGTAAAAGTGAAGAAAGTTATTTCAAGAAGCACAATAAAGATATATTTCATCATACCACTTTCCTGACAATCATGGGGGAAAAATCTGCTTTCCTAAGACATAAGACCAGCGTAAGAGGAAGTTCAAAGTGTGTTACATAATAACACAAGAAACAGgcaaaaaattcattttattacagttgCAAGATATAGAGGACCAATGGAAAGTTGTAATCCAGATGATAATTGAATCATATTCCATTATGTCAGGCTTGGGAGGGAGATGATttgggcctttttttttttttttgcaatcataGGACCTTGGCATCTTGCATATAATGAGTAGTCCATAAGATCAACATATGAGGCCATCTGTCCAActgacatttggaaaaaaagggTCATCAAAATCAACATGATACAATTTCCCGTTACCTCAAACCAATTACGTAAAATACTAAACCAGAAGCCCAAAAAAGCCATGAAATAAAGAAGAGTTCATCAAATGTCAAATATAGTCAAATTATAGTCAAATAGTCAAATTATAACAAATATggatattttgttcttttttaaaaattgctttaagATAGGTTTTTGCCTCTGCTGATTGTGAGACCGTCATGTCCTTAATGCACATTAGTGGTGATGTAATTTTGCAGCGTCTTGCtcagcagtgtttttttttctccatcttcaTGCGCTCGTCCTGATGCAGTGACGTCAAAGTGTCAGTGATAGCGGCTTTGAGGCTGAACGGGGAGCCTGTTTGGTTTAACACCCCCTTACACATGCCATCTGCTCTCACAGGAGCCCTGGGCACTCGTGCCAGAGGAGACCCACGGGCATAGAGACCCTTATTGTCGTCACTGAGCCGGTCCCACGCGCCCCTGCGCCTCTTCACTGTGTAATCTGGTGCATGGCACTGATCGCTGCTCACTTACAGGCCTGCCACAGTCCAATGTATGGGCAGAAAAGCTTTTTCTGAGAGCCAAGCAGCTCATCAcagctctttctgcttttctgttcaATGTGAGGTGGCTGGTGTTGTGTTTTGGATACTTATGTGGATTAGGCCACAGATAACACCAACTGCAGAGTCATAAATATATCTGTCcttgtaattatttaattattgttgatTCTGATTATACTCTCACTCTCTGCCTTGCTTTTGTTCAGGCCAGTAACTCTTGGTCTTTGAACCATTCTGTTATTTCTGGTACCCCACACAGGTCAGGATACTGTGGACAATCTACCAttctttctagaaaataaaacataccaAACAAAGGTTAGCAACCCCCTTTTTTAACTTCCATATTTAAATACCTTTGGAAATTATTTCTAAAGACAAATCACTGGTTGTAATAGTGTCCAAACAActcaaatataaatctgaagtAAATTTTATAACTTTGGAAAAACTTTGCTGCCCTCAGGACATCATGTGACTTGGCAATGTAAAATTCAtgtgacagaaacaaacaattcaTTCATAATGTGCAGCGCATTGCTTTAGCCCACATTTTGACGTTGTCAGAACCACCAAGAATGCAAACAGTGCCGAGCCGAGGTTGCTTTGTGCTTTCATTTTGCCTAaagttctgtttctgtttgaaaaaagtaaacattcaGAAGAAAAGTAGAAATTCCTGGGCTgcatttgcacatttatttgctGAAAGTTTATATAAAACTGTGTCTGTACTTAATGAAGATGTTAGGAACTTTCGAGAGCTTGACCTGAACGGTAGAGTGGGTGAAGTGTAGGAGTTGAATGGAGTCATTCATTATTCATGAGATGGGTGGGAAGAGTGTAAGTGGCAGTGACGGACAGAAACTCAATTACTGATGTGTTTCTGCTCGTTCCAGGGTTCTTGACCTGATATTTGAAGGACTCGGGCATTAATTGCTGTAGTGCAAAAGAAGAATAATTTCCTGGGAAAaagtaattgaattatttatgcGTGGAGAAGGCCATAGTGATGGGGAGGAGAGATCAGTAATTTAAGTTTACAGGAGTAAGGTAGGTTTGCATAACTTTTGTTCTTGACAAACTAAGACGATGTATAATTCATTacatatttatagaaaaatgcatttgaagAGACTTCTAATTAAATCCTTTCAATGGAAGAtattcttttctgatttttttcaggCTTTGTGCATTTCAGGCACCTCTGAATCAGACTGCAGTCTAACATTTAATGTCAACTAAAGGCCAAGACATTAAATTCTTTATTATATCTGTTCAGCCAGAACAATATTTGAATAAGGTTCCTTGATATAATTATGACACGTGTTTGTTAGGTTTTACTTTACATCCACCATATATTCAACAACCTATTCAGTGGGGAAATATCTAACTGACCTTCACTGACTCTGTCAagagaaaactggaaatttcttgtaattttacatttgtcattatctgtttttgtttgttatattGTCAGCTAGTTTTTTGCAttgctttataatttatttatttaaacatttatttatttcatatgtaCATAATTTTACCTTAACTGAAATTGTTACTGGAGCAATTTACTGAAATCCaagataattaaataattatatttctattttctgtccTATGAATTAACAGTTATAGATACAGAATTAACAGCAACGGCAAAACTTTCACAACACTCATGACTAAAACTCCCCAAAaggtatatttaaatataattttgattgtAGCAATGTTACTACGTTATAAAAtaagtgaaatgttttattcttagtgtccttgtaaaaaaaaataaattctgttctCATCTATTTGCTACCTCATACAATTTAAAGTGTCTGAATATTTCTGTTGATGATCTGGAGATTATTCATCTGTAAAAGCGTTGTTAGATCCTTTTTTAACAGAATGATTAAttcacatgttttttctttaatcagatTGAGAACATTTGAACTGGAGGCCTTAAACTCTTACTGGACTAAATGAACTGTAAGGATGAG
It encodes the following:
- the LOC114145997 gene encoding calcium-independent phospholipase A2-gamma-like isoform X3, whose protein sequence is MNTLSASQHGTSIVNLLRLRRTYKHHQGLQAAIREAFALIGYVDPVKGRGIRVLSIDGGGTRGVVPLQLLKILEDETGRKIYQLFDYICGVSTGAILAFMLGLARVSLEECTEMYRQIGTEVFKQNPLVGTVNMGWSHSYYDTATWEKILQETLGSELLIKTSRNKCTPKVAAISAVVNWGTGPKAFVFRNYSHKPGCPSRFSGGSSHKMWEAVRASSAAPGYFQEFLLQNDIHQDGGIIMNNPCTLAVHESRLMWPNTPFQCVLSLGTGRYDDVKRSPSTFTSLRANINNLIFSATDTEGVHTLLGDLLPPDVYFRFNPMMNADVSLDENHPETLDKLVTDTQDYLNINRSKVAKLCLVLSTQRSSMSQAKDWLSQRTWEIKKTLI